Below is a genomic region from Ferribacterium limneticum.
GCGTGAACTCGGCGAGGCCAATGCAGAGTTGGCGCAACATTCGGCCAAGCTCGAGGTGCTTTATGACCAGGCCAAGTCTCTCGAGATGGCGCTGCGCAAGAGCGAAGTTTTGCTGCATGGCGTACTGGACAATACACCGGCGATGATCGCTTACTGGACCCGCGACCTGACCAACGAGTTTGCCAATCATGCCTTCGAGGAGATGTATGGCATAGCGCCTGAAAATATCCGGGGCCATCATCTGCGAGAGGTGATCGGCGAACAGGCATTTGCCGAGAGCCGGTCTTTCATCGAATGTGTCCTGCACGGCGAACGGCAGTCGTTCAACCGGGAGCTGGTCGACATTCGGGGAAACCGGCGGTGGACGCAGGTGGAGTACATTCCCGACATCCACAGCGGCGAAGTCAAAGGCTTTTTTGCGCTGGTCTCGGACGTCACCCAACTCAAGGACAAGGAGCGGGAAATCGAGGCCCTGAACGCCGCTCTGGCCACCCGTGTCGAAGAGGCTGAAGTCGCCAATCGGGCTAAAAGCATCTTTCTCGCCAGCATGAGCCATGAAATCCGGACGCCGATGAATGCCATCATTGGTCTCACCCATCTGATTCGTCATGCCGGTGCAGAGCCCAGCCAGATCAAGCGGCTGGACAAGATCGACAATGCCGGCCGACACCTGCTGTCCATCCTCAACGACATCCTGGACATTTCGAAAATCGAGGCAGGCCGGCTCCAGCTGGAAAGCGAGGATTTTCATCTTTCGGCCATCCTCGACAATGTCCAGTCCATCATCGGGGAAGCGGCACGGAACAAGGGACTAAGCATCGAGCTTGATCGCGATTCGGTCCCGCTCTGGTTGCGTGGCGACCCGACGCGCCTTCGTCAGGCCTTGCTCAACTACGCCGGCAATGCGATCAAGTTTACCGAAAAAGGCGGCATTGCCCTGCGCGCCCAACTGCTTGAGGCGCATGACGACGAGTTGCTGGTGCGCTTTGAAGTTGAAGATAGCGGGATTGGCCTGAGCAAGGAACAAATCAGTCGACTTTTCCAGGCTTTCGAGCAAGCCGAAGCGTCAACCACGCGAACCTACGGCGGAACCGGGCTGGGTCTGGCCATAACCCGGCGGCTGGCCCGCCTGATGGGTGGGGATGCCGGCGTCGAGAGCAGGGTTGGCCATGGCAGCAAGTTCTGGTTTACGGCACATCTGCAACGCGGGCACGGCATCATGCCCAGTGAGCCGACCCCGCTCGAGGTCAATGCCGAATCGCAGTTGCGCCTGAATCACCGTGGCGCCAGGCTGTTGCTGGCCGAAGACAACCCGATCAACCAGGAGGTGGCACTGGAGTTGTTGCATGGGGCAGGCCTGGCAGTGGATACGGCCGGCGACGGCCGGGAAGCAGTCGAGATGGCAAGCAACAACACCTACGATCTGATCCTGATGGATATGCAGATGCCCAACATGGATGGCCTGGAGGCGACCCGAAAAATCCGCGCCCTGGCAGGCTGGACAAGCAAGCCGATCCTGGCCATGACCGCCAACGCCTTCGACGATGACCGCCGTGCCTGCGAAGCGGCCGGCATGAACGATTTTGTTGCCAAGCCGGTCGATCCGGACCTGCTTTACACGATACTGCTCAAATGGCTCCCGGCCAGAATCGAAATGACGCGTCCGGACTCCACTGCAAGACAAGCCCAGGTCGCGGCAGAAGGTTGGTCGGTACAACGAGGGGCAAGCCCCGACGAAGCCTTGGCGCGCCTGGCTGGAATACCCGGACTGAATCTGCCCCTGGGTCTATCGATGGTGCGCGGGAACATCGTCAAGTTTCTCGAACTGGTATCCCAATTCGTGGCCAGCCACGGCGATGACATGGCTCGCCTGAGCGAACTTCTGGCCGGTGGCGAGCGCGAAACGGCCGAGCGTCTGGTCCATACGCTCAAAGGCACGGCAGCGACATTGGGTGCAGAGCAGATTTCCGGCATGGCAAGAGGCTTGGAGATTGCGCTGCGCCAGAACCCGGATGACGAAAATGGTCGCCAGGAAATCAACAGGCTGATCGACGCGCTCAGCGTTGAACTTTCCTCCCTGGCGGCGGCGCAAGCTTTTCGGCCGAACGGGAACAAGGGCTCTTGGCCAGCTGCGTAAGCAGGCGAAACATCCCTGCTACGGTCAACCGGAAATATCGGCCAATTTTGAAGTCGACCAACGCCGTACCGGCGAGCGCACCATGCTGCGCACTCCCCGTATAATTCGCCCTCCCGGGCCCCGCCCTGCTTCCGATCGCCAGCCATGTTCCAGCATTTGAAATTGCCTCTTTTTTTCCTGTTGACCGCAACATTGCTCACCGCCTGCGGCGAGGTTGAGGACACGCGGCCGGGTCAGCCGGTGAAGCACCGGCAGGTCGCCTTCAAGGAGATCGTCAAGACTTTCGAGCCGATGGGCGTGATGCTGCGCAAAGAGACCTACAAGGCCGACAAGTTCCTGCCCATGGCCGAGGCCCTGCTCGCCAAACGGGATGGGCCGTGGGACTATTTTGGCGCGGACACCAACTACCCGCCAACCAAGGCGACGGCCGAGGTCTGGAAGCAGCCGGAAGAGTTCGAGAAGAACAAGAAAGCCTTCATCGCCGCCACCGACGCCCTGCTCGTCGCCGCCCAGAGCAAGGACAAGGCGCAGGTCGAAAAGGCCTACGACGCCGTTCATGAAGCCTGCAAGACCTGCCACAAGCAGTTCAAGGAACGCTGAGATTTCCGGAACAACCGCATGTTGAGACTGACCGAACTGAAGCTGCCGCTTGACCACGCCGCGGACGCGCTGCGCCCGGCCCTCTGCCAGCGGCTGGGCATCGCCGACAGCGAGCTGATCGACTTCACGATTTTCAAGCGCAGCTACGATGCGCGGAAAAAATCGGCGATCACGCTGATCTACACGCTCGACTTCAATGTCCGCGACGAGCCGGCACTGCTCAAAAAGCTGGCCGATGACCGTAACGTAGGCCTGCGGCCGAATACCGACTACAAGTTCGTCGCCCAGGCACCGGCCGAATTGAAGACCCGCCCGGTCGTCATCGGCACTGGGCCCTGCGGCCTGCTCGCCGGGTTGATCCTCGCCCAAATGGGCTTCAAACCAATCATCCTCGAACGTGGCAAGGCCGTGCGCGAGCGGACCAAGGACACCTGGGGCCTGTGGCGCAACAACAAGCTCAACCCGGAATCGAACGTCCAGTTCGGCGAGGGCGGTGCCGGCACCTTCTCCGACGGCAAGCTGTACAGCCAGATCAAGGACCCGCAGCACCACGGCCGCAAGGTGCTCGAAGAGTTCGTCAAGGCGGGCGCGCCGGAAGAGATCATGTACGTCAGCAAGCCGCACATCGGCACTTTCCGGCTGGTCAAGATGGTCGAGAACATCCGCGCCACGATCACCGATCTGGGCGGCGAGGTCCGTTTCGGCAGCAAGGTCGAGCGGCTGCTCATCGACGACCATCAGGTCCGCGGTGTGGTCATGGCTGACGGCCAGACCATCGCCACTGATCACGTCGTTCTCGCCGTCGGCCACAGCGCCCGCGACACCTTCCAGACCCTGCACGAACAAGGCGTTTACATCGAAGCCAAGCCCTTCTCCATCGGCTTCCGCATCGAACACCCGCAGGCCATGATCGACAAGGCGCGCTTCGGCCCCAATGCCGGTAACGAAATCCTCGGCGCCGCCGACTACAAACTCGTCCATCACTGCGGCAACGGCCGCGCCGCCTACAGTTTCTGCATGTGCCCGGGTGGCCAGGTCGTCGCCGCCACCTCGGAAGAAGGCCGCGTCGTGACCAACGGCATGAGCCAGTATTCGCGCGCCGAACGCAACGCCAACGCGGCGCTCGTCGTCGAAGTCAAACCTGAGGATTTCCCGGGCGACTACCGGACCAACCCACTCGCCGGAATCGAGTACCAGCGCCAATGGGAATCGGCCGCCTTCGTCGCCGGTGGCAGCAACTACGCCGCACCAGCCCAGCGCGTCGGCGATTTCCTCGCCGGCCGGCCGTCAACCGCCCTCGGCGAAGTCGATCCGTCCTACCAGCCCGGCGTGCACATGACCGACCTCGCCAGCTGTGCCCCGGCCTACGTCATCGACGCCCTGCGCGAGGCGATCCCGGCCTTCGACAAGCAGATTCGCGGTTTCGCCATGGCCGACGCCATCCTGACCGGCGTCGAGACGCGCACCTCGTCACCGATCCGCATCAAGCGCGGTGACGATTACCAAAGCATCAACACGCGCGGCCTCTATCCGGCCGGTGAAGGTGCCGGTTACGCTGGCGGGATTCTGTCGGCGGGGGTGGATGGCATCAAGGTGGCGGAAGCACTGGCGCTGTCGATAACCGGGAAGCACTGAGCTTCGGCTACGTGCCCAATCCGGCCATCCAGCTTTCTCCAGAGCGGTCGGTCTGCCGAACCCAGATTGTTCGAACTTGAATTCTCCGAAGCAGTCACTGGCGACTCCTGGGCAATGGCCGCTTGCCTATCATTATGGGGTCCGCCGCGCGCGAGTTCGACAGGCGTCTACGGGCCAACCGGCCCTGGCATCAGGATCAGCCCTAGCCATGCCACGACGATGACCGAAATTATCGGAATGGCGACAGAAAAAATGACGTAGAAGGGGATGCAGATCCAGTGTCCCTGAAATAACAGAGAAGTAAGATCACCGAAGGCAAATGCCGAAAAATCGAGAACAACCCAGCGTTTCAAATAGGTTAGCAGCCAATGCGAGTGTGCGAGGTTATAGCGCCAAGCAGCAGATCGCTCCAACCAGTTGCCGCGGTTTACGTCGCGAAACAGCCAGGCAAAAAAGAAATACTTGTAAATGAGAGAAGGGCTGTTGTCATGTTCCATTGCGACATCCCCGGAGCTATTTGTTTAGTGACAGCAGCGAATAACCAATGTTCAGATTACCGGTCAATTTGTTCCTGCGTAATTCCTCAGTTGCCGGTGTCGTGCTTGGCATCCTCTTAACACACAGGCCGTTGGTCCAACATTAGAGGGGAACTGCCGTTCAAATGGCGGCTATAGAGAATATGGGGCCGTCTGGTTTTGGCCACTTGCCGCTAGTTGAAAACGGCACCAGAACTCAGGCATTCACGCAAACTGCCCGGCCACCCAGCCCGACGACCAGGCCCACTGGAAGTTGTAACCGCCCAGCCAGCCAGTGACATCAACCACTTCGCCAATGAAGTACAGCCCGGGCGCTGCTTTTGCCTCCATGGTTTTTGACGACAGCGCATCGGTCGATACGCCGCCCAGCGTTACCTCAGCCTTGGCAAAACCCAGCGTGCCGGCCGGCATGAGCGGCCAGGCGTTGAGCTTGCCGGCAATCAGATCGAGATCGCGGCGACCGAGTTCGCCGATCGGGCGCGTCACGAATTTTTCGCCACCAAGCAGCGCACACCATTCGTGGGCGAAGCGCCGGGGCAGACGTTCGGCCAGCAGGTTGGGCAGATGCACCCGGCCCTGCCGGTGTTCTTCGAGCCAGGCACCGGCATCGAGACCGGGCAGCAGGTCGATTTCGACGGGCTGCTTCTTGCCGCTGCGGTATTCCTGCATCTGCCAGTAGCTCGATATCTGCAGGATGGCCGGGCCGGACAGGCCGCGGTGGGTGATCAGCACATTTTCGCGGAACTGCGCGTCTTCAAATTGGGCGACGGCGTCGAGCGTCGATCCGGCCAGCGGCTTGATCGGTTCAAGCACCTCGGGCGCCAGAGCCAGCGGCACGAGGGCAGGTTTGGGCGCAACGACGGGAATGGCGAACTGCTCGGCCAGCCGATAGCCGAACGGGCTGGCGCCTATTTTTGGAATGGCCAGGCCGCCGGTAGCGATAACCAGCGACTGGCAGGAAAATCGGCCATTTTCCGTGTCCACCGTGTAACGCCTGGCAACTTCGCCGGGATGACGTTCGACATGCTGCACAGCACAAGGAAAGGCCCATTGAACGCCAGCGTCGTCGCAGGCATCACGCAACATGTCGATGATCTGCTCGGCCGATTCGTCGCAGAACAACTGTCCGTGTTCGCGCTCGTGATAGGCAATGCGCCGTTTGTCCATCATTGCGATGAAATCGAACTGCGAGAAGCGCGCCAGGGCTGAGCGACAGAAATGCGGGTTCTGCGACAGATAGTTGTCGGCGCTGACCGTGCGGTTAGTAAAATTGCAGCGCCCGCCGCCCGAAATGCGGATGCGCTCGCCGAGCGTTGCGGTGTGATCGACGAGCAGCACGCGCCGACCGCGCGCCCCGGCCTGGGCCGCACACATCATGCCGGCCGCGCCGGCGCCTATGACGATGATGTCGAAATGCATGGGGTCCGATCGGGAAAAATAGCTTGCGCTGAAACGGGGCGGATTCTATCACCCGCGGCTGGACCGTCCCGTTTGACCCCATTGAGGCACCAAATCGAGGCACACCTCATCCGACCAGAAAAATTTTTGTTGTAAACGCAACAAGCCAAATCATCATTCATAATGCATAATCCTCTTGCGCCGATCTGGCCGAAATACTGTTTCAGAAAACACATGGAATTACGATGAGAGAAAGGTTTTCAGGCATTTTTCCCAAAAAATAGCCGAATCCTGGATCACATTTATGCAATACGTTTGAAACAGATGTTTGCCACACTGGCTTGAGTCTCTTTACCCAGGCCATACCGGCAGCATTGCTGCAATGCAGCATTTTGTTAAAAACATTGTTACAATGCGCAGGCAGCAATTATTTACTTACCCATCTCAAGGAGCCTCCGATGTCCATCAATCCCGAGCAATTCGCCGCCGCTAACAAAGCCGCCGTTGATTCCCTGTTGTCCGTCGCCAACACCGCCCTGGCTTCTGCTGAACGCATCGCCAGCCTGAATCTTGAAACCGCCCGTTCCGTGCTGGAAGACTCCGTCTCCGGCGCCAAGGCCCTGATGGGTGCCAAGGATCCGCAAGAAGCCCTGTCGATCCAGGCTTCGCTGACCCAGCCGAGCGTCGAGAAGGCTGTTGCCTACTCCAAGTCGGTCTACGAAATCTCCACCGAAACCCAGGAACAACTGGCCAAGATGGTTGAAGCCCAATTCAGCGATTTCCAGAAGAACGTTGCTGCCATGCTCGAAAAGGCTGCCAAGTCTGCCCCGGCTGGTTCCGACGTTGCCGTTGCTGCCGTTCAGAGCGCCATCGCTGCCGCCAACTCGGCTTTCGACAACATGCGCAAGACCGCCAAGCAAGTGACCGATATGGCCCAGACCAACATGGCTGCCGCTACCAGCGCTACCACCAAGGCTGTCAAGAAGGCTACCACCAAGTAATTTCAGCTCTCGCTGAACTAGAAAGGCCCGCATCACTGCGGGC
It encodes:
- a CDS encoding phasin family protein; translation: MSINPEQFAAANKAAVDSLLSVANTALASAERIASLNLETARSVLEDSVSGAKALMGAKDPQEALSIQASLTQPSVEKAVAYSKSVYEISTETQEQLAKMVEAQFSDFQKNVAAMLEKAAKSAPAGSDVAVAAVQSAIAAANSAFDNMRKTAKQVTDMAQTNMAAATSATTKAVKKATTK
- a CDS encoding NAD(P)/FAD-dependent oxidoreductase, giving the protein MLRLTELKLPLDHAADALRPALCQRLGIADSELIDFTIFKRSYDARKKSAITLIYTLDFNVRDEPALLKKLADDRNVGLRPNTDYKFVAQAPAELKTRPVVIGTGPCGLLAGLILAQMGFKPIILERGKAVRERTKDTWGLWRNNKLNPESNVQFGEGGAGTFSDGKLYSQIKDPQHHGRKVLEEFVKAGAPEEIMYVSKPHIGTFRLVKMVENIRATITDLGGEVRFGSKVERLLIDDHQVRGVVMADGQTIATDHVVLAVGHSARDTFQTLHEQGVYIEAKPFSIGFRIEHPQAMIDKARFGPNAGNEILGAADYKLVHHCGNGRAAYSFCMCPGGQVVAATSEEGRVVTNGMSQYSRAERNANAALVVEVKPEDFPGDYRTNPLAGIEYQRQWESAAFVAGGSNYAAPAQRVGDFLAGRPSTALGEVDPSYQPGVHMTDLASCAPAYVIDALREAIPAFDKQIRGFAMADAILTGVETRTSSPIRIKRGDDYQSINTRGLYPAGEGAGYAGGILSAGVDGIKVAEALALSITGKH
- a CDS encoding BaiN/RdsA family NAD(P)/FAD-dependent oxidoreductase — translated: MHFDIIVIGAGAAGMMCAAQAGARGRRVLLVDHTATLGERIRISGGGRCNFTNRTVSADNYLSQNPHFCRSALARFSQFDFIAMMDKRRIAYHEREHGQLFCDESAEQIIDMLRDACDDAGVQWAFPCAVQHVERHPGEVARRYTVDTENGRFSCQSLVIATGGLAIPKIGASPFGYRLAEQFAIPVVAPKPALVPLALAPEVLEPIKPLAGSTLDAVAQFEDAQFRENVLITHRGLSGPAILQISSYWQMQEYRSGKKQPVEIDLLPGLDAGAWLEEHRQGRVHLPNLLAERLPRRFAHEWCALLGGEKFVTRPIGELGRRDLDLIAGKLNAWPLMPAGTLGFAKAEVTLGGVSTDALSSKTMEAKAAPGLYFIGEVVDVTGWLGGYNFQWAWSSGWVAGQFA
- a CDS encoding c-type cytochrome, producing MPLFFLLTATLLTACGEVEDTRPGQPVKHRQVAFKEIVKTFEPMGVMLRKETYKADKFLPMAEALLAKRDGPWDYFGADTNYPPTKATAEVWKQPEEFEKNKKAFIAATDALLVAAQSKDKAQVEKAYDAVHEACKTCHKQFKER